The Thermoanaerobaculia bacterium DNA window ACCGTTCGACGAGGCCGCGATCCTCACCCTCGATGGCGTGGGGGAGTGGTCGACGACGACGGTCGGGGTCGGCGAGGGCGGGCGCATCCGCCTGATCGACGAGATGCGCTTTCCGCACTCGCTGGGCCTCCTCTACTCGGCCTTCACCTACTTCACCGGCTTCCGCGTCAACTCCGGCGAGTACAAGCTGATGGGTCTCGCGCCCTACGGCGAGCCGGTCTACCGCCAACGCATCCTCGACCACCTGGTCGATCTCAAGGCCGACGGCTCGTTCCGGCTCGACCTCTCGTACTTCGACTACGTCGCCGGCTGGCGGATGACGAACCGTCGCTTCGCGGCGCTCTTCGACGGGCCGGCGCGCGCTCCGGAGTCGCCCATCACCCGGCGCGAGATGGATCTCGCGCGCTCGATCCAGGCGGTGACCGAAGAGATCGTGCTCGCAGCAGCCCGCCATGCCCGTGAACTGACCGGCAAGCGCAACCTCTGCCTCGCCGGTGGAGTGGCGCTCAACTGCGTGGCGAACGGCGAGCTGCTGCGGTCGGGGATCTTCGACGACATCTGGATCCAGCCCGCGGCCGGCGACGCCGGCGGCGCGGTCGGCGCGGCGCTCGCCTTCCACTACATGGGGGTGTCTGGAAACGAAGGTGCGCGTCCGCGCCCCAGCCAGCGCGCGCTCGCCGGCGGCGACGGCATGCAGGGAGCGTTCCTCGGACCGGAGTTTCCGGATGAGGAGATCGCCGCCTTCCTCGATGCCCGCGGCTACCCGTATCGCCGGCTCGCGCCGGAGGAGTGGGCGGCGGAGATCGCCCGGCGAATCGCCGCCGAGCGCGTCGTCGGGCTCGTCCAGGGAAGGATGGAGTTCGGTCCGCGCTCGCTCGGCAACCGTTCCATCGTCGGCGACCCGCGCTCGCCGCGGATGCAGTCAGTGATGAATCTGAAGATCAAATACCGCGAGAGCTTCCGGCCGTTCGCACCGGCGGTGCTCGAGGAGCGCTTGAGCGACATCTTCGAGCTCGATCGCCCCTCGCCCTACATGCTGCTGGTGGCCCAGGTGAACCCGGCGCGCTGTCTGCCGAAGCAGGGCGACGAGCGCGACCTGCCACTCGTCGAGTGGGTGAACCGGCCGCGCTCCGACCTCCCGGCGATCACCCACGTCGACGACTCGGCGCGCGTGCAGTCGGTCTCGAAGGCGACCTCGCCGCGCTTCCACGCCCTGCTCACGGCCTTCGAAGCGGCGACCGGCTGCCCAGTCCTGATCAACACGAGTTTCAACGTGCGCGGCGAGCCGATCGTCTGCACGCCGGAGGATGCCTACCGCTGCTTCATGCGCTCCGAGATCGACGATCTCGTCCTCGGCGACCTGCTGCTCGAGAAGGAGCAGCAGCCGGCGCGTCCCGACGACGGCAGCTGGCGTCAGCAGTTCACGCTCGACTAGGCCGAGCCAGGCGCGTGGGCAGCGAGTCCGGTCACCAGCGGGTTGTTTCGGGAGGGATGTCAGCGTCGGATTTGAGGAATTGAAAGTGATAGTTTAGAATACTCACATGCGATACGTCCGCCGCGGCATCGAGGGCGAGGTTCGGCGGGCGACACGGGCCTTCTCGGCGCTGCTCGTCACCGGCCCCCGCCGATCCGGCAAGACGACGCTCCTCAAGCATCTCTTTCCGAACGCCAGCTACTTTCTGCTCGAGGACCCCGACATTGTCGCGCGTGTCCGGGAGGATCCTCGCGGCTTCCTCGACGATCTGCGGACTCCCGTCGTTCTCGACGAAATACAGAATGCGCCGGAGTTGCTGGCCTACATCCGCACCCGGATCGACAGTGCTCCAAAGCTCAAGGGGCAGTGGCTGCTGACCG harbors:
- a CDS encoding carbamoyltransferase, which translates into the protein MRILGLSAFYHDSAACLVEDGFIVAAAQEERFTRKKHDAAFPRNAARYCLAEGGAAAPSGTSPQIDAVVFYDKPILKFHRLLETYFSVAPRGLSQFLQAMPLWLKDRLWVAPEIEGELRKLGIERPPPVHFAEHHESHAASAFYPSPFDEAAILTLDGVGEWSTTTVGVGEGGRIRLIDEMRFPHSLGLLYSAFTYFTGFRVNSGEYKLMGLAPYGEPVYRQRILDHLVDLKADGSFRLDLSYFDYVAGWRMTNRRFAALFDGPARAPESPITRREMDLARSIQAVTEEIVLAAARHARELTGKRNLCLAGGVALNCVANGELLRSGIFDDIWIQPAAGDAGGAVGAALAFHYMGVSGNEGARPRPSQRALAGGDGMQGAFLGPEFPDEEIAAFLDARGYPYRRLAPEEWAAEIARRIAAERVVGLVQGRMEFGPRSLGNRSIVGDPRSPRMQSVMNLKIKYRESFRPFAPAVLEERLSDIFELDRPSPYMLLVAQVNPARCLPKQGDERDLPLVEWVNRPRSDLPAITHVDDSARVQSVSKATSPRFHALLTAFEAATGCPVLINTSFNVRGEPIVCTPEDAYRCFMRSEIDDLVLGDLLLEKEQQPARPDDGSWRQQFTLD